A single region of the Arthrobacter sp. PAMC25564 genome encodes:
- the rpoZ gene encoding DNA-directed RNA polymerase subunit omega, with protein MSTNLEGIINPPIDELLKAADSKYGLVIFGAKRARQINAYYAQLHEGLFEYVGPLVDTKLNEKSLSIALREINEGKLVSTPFEAAE; from the coding sequence GTGTCCACGAACCTTGAAGGCATCATCAACCCGCCGATCGACGAGCTGCTGAAGGCTGCCGACTCGAAGTACGGACTGGTGATTTTCGGTGCCAAGCGCGCACGCCAGATCAACGCTTACTACGCCCAGCTGCACGAGGGCCTGTTCGAGTACGTCGGCCCGCTGGTCGACACCAAGCTGAACGAGAAGTCGTTGTCCATCGCCCTGCGCGAGATCAACGAAGGCAAGCTCGTTTCCACGCCGTTCGAAGCTGCAGAGTAG